One Sphingobium sp. Z007 genomic window, CGGGCGGGCGTAATGTTCTTCAGCCAATGCGCCCGCGCGCTTTCCTTCGGGGTCATTGTCTTCGGCGATCAGCAAGCTGGTAACGCCCGGCGGGATGATGAGCTGGTTCAAGCGCCGGGCGCCGAGCGACGCGCAACAGGGAATTTCGTTCAGCCGCCAGAACGCGTCCGCAGTCTCGAACCCTTCGGCGATCGCTAGCGTGGAGCCCCCTCCCCTTCCCCACCAAGCGCCAGACAGCGGCGTGCCGAGCATGACTTTGCGGACGTAGTCGGCGGTGTTCTCGTCCAAAAAGATTCGCTGAATCGCGACGAGCTTCCTGATTTCGCGCACCGCGATGAGTAGCGCAGGCAAAAAAACCGTCTTCGGTTTCGGGAGATACGGGCATCGCGGGTGGAATCGAATGTCCGGCGGTGGAGGCAGGAGATTGCGGCGCGCAAGATAGCGCTCGGCAAGCGTGCCCCGGACATCGATCGCTTGATCCCAGATCCTCTGGACGTTTGCAGCGCGTGGAGGGTTGGCCGGGTCAGGCAGCGCATAATGCTGGCCAAGGCGAACGCGACGAAGCTCGCGGAGCACGTCGTCCCGGGAGCATCCGGCGAAGCAGGTGACGAGAATGCCACGGTCGCCTTGCCGGATCGATAGGCTCGGATCGCTGTCAGCATGCGCAGGGCATTGGCACATCGCGACATAGCCGCTCCAGGTGCCACCAAGGGCTCCGACTAAGTCTACAAGCTCCTGTGAGGGGCGTTTGGCTGTAAGCGGCATAATTCTACCTCCTGCTTACAAGCTCGGACCCCCTTCCCTTTTTTCTCTGGTCCGATCGTTGAGGACAGACTCCCCCGGCGCCGCGTTCACGCGAACGGCTCGGAGATCATCGGTCAGTCGTCAGGCCGATTCGCGCGGCGCTCGGCGTAACTAATGACGAAGGCTTCCCAGACGCGGAGCCATTCCTTGTCGGTGCGCTCTTTGTTGAAGTTCGGGCATCCTTTGCGGAAAGCGGCCGTCATGTCGTCCACGGACCAGGGATTTCCCTTTGTCAGGCCGATCTGCCGGAAACGAGCCTCCCGCGCGCCATAGGATAACGACCCGGTCGGAAACGAGAGAAGCGGCTCCGAGTCCTTTTGAAGCGAGGAGTCGACCTCGCGACGCACCTTGACCGATGATCTCGGTGCCGTTCCTGGTGCTGCGGCCCCAACGAGTCGGAGGTGAGGCCCTACGAGCTTGCGCTCCATCGGGGCCGGTGAAGGGTGCAACACTACCTTCCGGCCCGAAAGATCGACATTTGCATTCGGATAGACCGCTGACACGATCTGCATCGTCTCGCGGACGGTCTGGCGGAAGCGCTTGCTGTCGGCCTCGTTACCCAGATGCTTGGCGAGCTGGTCCCAGGAGATGACCTGACCCTTGTCCGAGCCGATTCGCGGCAGCCGATATGCAAGGTAGGTGTAGAGGTCGAGCGCAGTCGGGGTGCCCTTGAGCTCACGGATAGCGATTTCGTTCAGCGGGACGGCGTGATCAATGAGATGGCTGTAAAAGGCCTCCGACATGCGGATTTCGCGCGCAAATGAGCCATTCTTGTCGAGCGAGCCTGCATATTCGTTCGAGATTTTGACATCCCGTACAGCGAAGGCGTTGTCGTCGGTCCCGGTCCCATCCCACCGAATTTGCCACTCGCAGGCCAGCAGCCGATCGACTTGTTCGCGCATAAGATTGGCAGTGCCCCGCGGGCCGTAGGAGACCGTCTGGTAGCCCAGTCGGCGCATCCACTCGGTGAAGTTCCTGCCGAGATAGACGTCGCGCGATTGCTTCATCACCGCTTGCGACAAGAGATAGATTAGCGCGACGCGGGGGTAAGCACCGTATGGCACGCCAAGACTTCGCATGACCGACTTGCCGTTGACATTCTGCAGGACAGGTCTTGGGTTGATTGCGAGCGCGTATTTGCCGTCTTCACGAACGATCGGCTGTGTGTCGTCTTTCGGTCGCTTGGTTGGCAGCGACATCGCACACAGGGCAGAATGCAGGAATGCGGGGACCGGTTCTTCGTCCTGGACCCGGAGAAAGGCGTCGAGGGTGAGCTGGGTGCCGGCGGTCGTGGCGAGCTTCCGCACGCTTTCTTCGCCGCCGTTGAGCATGGCTAGCGCGTATTGGTGCCCGAGCGGCCTATGTGGATCCCCATTCATGGTCTGCCCTTCCCCCCGAATCAGCCGAGGGTTGTGTCAGGCATCTTTCAACAGCTTTGAGGAGCGAAATCAACCCTGTTGGCAGTTGCAGAGCGGAATTGGCCTTGAGACTTGCAAGAATACCGATGATGTCGGTGCCGTTTTTATCGTCAGACCACCCTACCCCCTTCAAATTCGAAAAATCAAAACGATTCGCGAATCGGTTTTTCTTAGGTTGATTCTAGTAATAGGTATGGGCTCCGACATCATCGGTCAGCTCGCACCGACATCATCGTTCTGGTGCACCGACATCATCGGAAAGTACCGACATCATCGGTAGTTATCCACAGACTGCAGTTCGGACCTGCCATTACGTCACACGATTGGCCCACGACTCAGAGTGGCTCCGAGATCATCGGTCATGAGGCGCCATGCGTTGGCCCGATAACTTGCTACGGGGCAAAGGGCTCGGAGATCATCGGTCATGTTGTAAGTTTGATGGCCATTTTGTTGCTCAAAACTGCCAACGCGGCTATTGTGGGTCATCAAACCCACAGAAGCGGAATCCGATGGCCACTGACGCAACCCTAACTCAACCGGATGACCTGATCGAGGGTGGTCTGGATGTCCTTCACAGGAAAGCGCTGACGATCCTCAAACGCATCCGGGATAGTGCGGTCGATCCCGAGACAGGTCAGAAACGCGGCCCCACCTTCCCGATCTCAAAAGCCGCTGCGCTGGTTGGCAGAACTGCCTCAGCTGTGCGGGAGGCTGAACGTGATGGTCGGCTTCCCGAGCGCGACCGGACTGGATCAGGCCATCGGGTTCAGTACACCCTGGAAGAACTCGACCACATGCGCGAGGTCTTTGGTACACGGCCCTGGCGCGAGCCGACAGATACGCCGGCTATTATCTCGGTTTGCAATTTCAAAGGCGGTGTCGGCAAATCGACGATTGCCCTGCATCTTGCGCAGCATTTCGCGATCCACGGCTACCGCGTGCTCTTCATCGACTGTGATAGCCAGGCGTCTTCGACGATGATGTTTGGCTATCGGCCCGACGTAGATCTGGAGGAGGAAGACACACTCTACGGGCACTTCCATAATCCGGAATTGCTCGGCGTGCGGAAGATTATCCGCAAGACGCATTTTTATAACCTGGATCTTATCCCGTCGAACTTGCGGCTGTATAACCTCGAGTACGAGATTGCCGGCTACATGGCGAAGAACCAGAACATGGAGATTATCGATCTCATCGCGGAAGCGATTGACACGGTAGTCGAGGATTACGACATTGTGATCATGGATCCGCCGCCAGCGCTAGGCATGGTGTCGATGGCCGTCCTCCAGGCCGCTAACTGCATGGTGATCCCAGTGCCCCCCAGCCTTGTGGACTTTGCCTCGACGGTCTCTTTCATCGACATGACGCGGACCACGATGAAGCAGCTCGAGCAAATTGCCGGCCGTGGCCGTCCCGCTTACAATTTCATCAGGCTGGTTGGCAGTCGGGTGGACGAGAGCAAGTCAATGCATCGCGAGATTCTCTCGATGATGCGACAGGTTTTCGGCGGCTCAATGACCCAATCGGTGATGGTGACGAGCGCCGAAATCGACAATGCGAGCTCGCGAATGAAAACGGTGTTCGAACTAGAAAAACCGGTCACATCGCATGAGGTTTACAATCGTTGCATGAGGCATCTGAACGACGTTTGCAGAGACATCGAACAGGATGTTCTGCGGACCTGGGCGAGCAGGGCAGGGGGCAAGGTCTGAGGGCGGTTGCCACGTGGCAACTGCCGCGAAAGGCGCGGTGTGACGCAAGCCGCCGAAGGCCGTTTGGACCGGCTATTTGACAAAGAGTTGCCACGTGGCAACTCAGGCATAAGTACAGCAAAAACAATAGATTGAACGAAGTGATTATGCAAAGCCGCCAGTCGAACCTACCCAATCAGGAAGTGCCCCATGCAGGCGAGTTGCCACGTGGCAACTCGGAGTTGGTGAGGGGGGCAAAGGCGGCTAAAAGTGAAGAAGGAATGGGCCGATGAGCAAGGGAAATAAGGGCTTCGGCTCGCAATTCACGGAAGGTCTCGACGACGAGGAAAATCTCGACAAGTCGAACCCCGCTGAAGGCATCATGGCGAGTCGCAGCCAAACGCTGGCGCGCATCGCCACGGGCAAGTCCGTGGCCGACCGGACCGAGTGGGTGGACCCCGCGAAATGCCGTCCCTGGCGAATGCACAATCGCGATCTCGACCATCTGTCGGAGGAGAGCTGCCGCGATCTGATCGACTCTTTCCTCTCCGCTAAGAAGCAGCGGATTCCGGCGATCGTTCGCAGACTGAAGGACGATCCCGAGTTCGACTACGAGATTATCGCGGGTGTCCGGCGCTGGTGGACCGTGAAGTGGCTACGCGCTCACCATCACCCCGAATACGAGTATCTGGTGACAATCCAGAGCGTCACGGATGAGGAAGCGTTCAGGGTTTCAGATGTCGAGAACCGCTCGCGGAAAGACATCTCGGATTGGGAACGCGCCAAGGAATATACGATTGCGCTGGCTGAGTTCTACGAAGGTTCGCAGTCCCAGATGGCCGACCATCTGAACCTGTCCAAATCTTGGCTCAGCCGGTTGCTGGACGTTGCGCGTTTGCCCGATGTCCTGATCGTTGCATTCTCGGACACGCACGATATCACGGTTCGCGTGGCGCGGGACATCAAGCCGCTTGCTGGTGACGCGAAGACGCTCGCAAAGATGCGGGATGAGGCCGAGCGGATCGAGGAGGAGCGCACCACGAAGGGATTGAAGATCAGCGGGCCCGAAGTTGCCAAGCGTCTCGTGAAGGCGACGGTTGAGCCTGTGGCGAAGTCTCCGAGCGAAAAGGAGCTAACCGGCAAAGGTGGCAAGGTGATCTTGCGTTACACAAAGGCGAGGGGAGGGGGCCTTACCATCAAGGTGCCACCCAAGGCAGACGCAACACCGGCCGAATTGCTCAAGGCAATCGAAGGCGTCCTGGCGCAGCGCTAACCACCGCACGGGCACTGTGCCGGGCTATAGCTTCAGGAGGTTGCCGAGTTGTACTTCTCAGCGATGCTGCCAGTTATGGAGTGTCGCACTCGGCCGCCAAAATTCTGCCGGATGAAATCGCCCGCGTCCGGGCTCTTGGCTCCGACGAAATTCTGCGCATGACCGACGGTAGATCGGTTCTGCCTCAGGATGAGTTCGCGCTCGGGTAGAGCTGCGATGCGATCGGCGAGGGAACGCGATCCTGCGGCCACGAAGAGCTTGTTCGGCGCAATCGGGAGCGTGACGTATGAGGACCGATCACCGAGCCAGGCGAAACTTGTGGGGACGTCGAGCGGCCAATCGGAGACCCAGAACTCTCGCCGGTTTGTAGTCGTGATCACGCGCCAATCCATGTTGATGAAGGATCGTCCGCGCTCTGCATCGTCGATGACGGTCCTCAAGATTTCCATCTGAAGCGCGCTGACGGCGTCGGGCGGAAGTTCGGCGGGAGGGTCGATGCCAAGAAGAGCCTTGCCGCCCTCGGGAGCGACGAGGGCTCCAACAGCCTCTTTCAGTCCGCGCATGTCGAGCGGCGTGCGAAACCAGAGCGACATGACGAAGCGGCCCCAATCCGAGCGCTGACCATCGCTGAGCTCGTTGAGCCGCCCCTCTAGCAGCACCGTGTGGACCTTCGCCGCCGCAGCATCGATGACCTGCATGAACAACGTCTCCATCTGCTGCGCATGCTCGGGCGGGAAGCCGACGGTCTTGTAGAGGTTGCGCTCGAAACACACGCTCTTAGGTGAGGCGGGCTCGCAGTCGATCTGGCCGATACGATTGCGCCAGTAGCGCAGCAGCATATCGCCGTCCTTCCATGCCTTCAGGAGAAATTCTGGAATAAAATGGTGGCGCGATGGGGGATTCTGCGGCTTGGACGGCATGAGCTAGACTATCATTCGCTCGCGTACCGAGGCCAAGAGCTTTCGGGCGCCCTGCGGGGTGACGTTCAGGAGCGTTGCGACGGCGCGCGGCTGCAAACCAGGATAGGTCATGAGCAAGCGCGAGAGAAGAGGAGCCTTGCTTCGCCTGGTGACATCGGAGGTGCTAGAAGCCGCGATCGCGCGCTCGATTCGGTCAAGATCGCGTAGGCCTGAAGCGACCGCTTTGCGGAGTGCGGTCATCATGGTCTCGGCAAGCGCTGCGGGCGAGGGCGGCAGGAACTTGGGCAGCAGGATGAGCGAGGGTATGACCCTCGTCGTGAGGCCTGCCTGATGGAGCAGGCGAGGCACGGTCGCAGCGATCAGCCAATTGCGATCGCGAGCACGCGGCGGCAGATCCAAGGATCGGCCGTCGATTGTTACCACCTCATAGCCAGCCTCGTGTCCGGTCTCGGTCAGGGCGGACAGTTCAAGAACGCGCTCGGCGACCCCGACCAAACCGGGCTGGCTGAGCGGAGCATCGGCTGCTTCGCGTATGAACCGCCACATGGGCCCGAAATGAGCGAGGTCATCTCGGCCGTAGGCCTCCGCCTCGGTCCGATCGTCGAGGACTGAGCGGAGCACATTGAGGGTCGCTCGAATGATCGAATCCCTGCTGTCTTCATCCCGGCTAATCGCGAAGTGAAAAACCGCCGCTACCGATATCGGGTCGTTGAGACCCTCGGAAGCGCGGGGAGGGGGGCTACGGCCAGCGATCCAGTCCTGGAGATCGTGCACGTCGACCGGGACGCCGGCCAATCCAGCGAGGGCAGCGGCGCCTTCCAGACGCGATCGGGCGAGAAAGATGTCGGCGCATGTACTACTGTGCAGGCGACCATCGAGGCGGCCGAGCTGCAGCATCGTGTCGCCGAATTGTGCGATCTGAGCCTTGTCCATCCTCGGACCGCGATCGCACAGATGGAAACCAAAGTCGATAGTTAGTTTCTACCTTCAGTAGCATCGAAGGATAAACATGCGATAATTGCAGTTATCATATAAGCGGATTTGACGCCTTTCTATAAGGTGGGTATGTGCATCCCGGCGGAGGGCAGGGCATTTGGACACTGAAAAGACGATATTCTGGTCATGGCAGAGCGATTTTGATGGGCGCGTGACGCGTGAGGCTATCTATGGGGTCGAACCGCACAGCTTCGACCAGATTGTCGCGCTGTCCAGATGAGCCTCCCAGCGCCCATCAGCAGCCGGCGAGGCCGACAGGCCGTCGACCTCGCTTGGGAGGTGACCAAGCTGAACTGTCGATCGCCAATCACGATCAACGCCGAGCTGATCGCCGCCTATCAGGCGGCATCCTCGCCGCATTCCCTGCGCGCGCTTGCCAGCGACATCGAGGCGTTCGACCATTGGTGCCGCCGAAACGGGCGCGTGACCTCGCCGGCGACTCCCGAGACGGTCGCCGACTATCTCGATGCCCGGGCAGGGCAGGGGGCGAAACCCGCCTCGCTCGGTCGCTACAAGGCGTCGATCGCCAAGATCCACCAGCTGCTCGACATCAAGGATCCCACCCAGGCCGAGCTGGTCAAGCTGCGGCTCCGCGCGATCCGCCGGGAGAAGGGCAGCACGCAAGCCCAGGCGCGGCCGCTGCGGTTCAAGGGGCCGGTGCGCAATGTCGAGCGGGACGCACCCCGGGGGCTTAATGTGCGGGGGCTGCTTGAGGCCTGCGCGGATGATTTGCCGGGGCTCAGGAATCGGGCTTTGCTGTCGGTCGCCTACGACACGGGCTTGCGCGCCTCCGAGCTGGTCGCGGTCGAGGTCGAGCACATTGTGGACGCCATCGATCCCGAGGCGCGGCTGCTGACGATTTCGCGCAGCAAGGGCGATCAGGAGGGAAAGGGCGCGACCGCGTTCCTCAGCCCGCGCTCGGTGCGGGCGATCGCCGCCTGGACTGCGGCTGCCGACATCGAGGAGGGACCGCTGTTTCGCCGGGTGCAGGTGCGCCGCTACAAGGCGCGGGCCGCGGTCAAGGGGCGGCGGATCGAGACGATTTCTGGCCGCGAAAGCTGGGATCTGCGCAAGACATTGCCGAAGTCGGCGGTGCCGGCGCGCACCGAATATGATGTGGGAGAGGGGGCGTTGCACCCGGGTTCGATCGGGCCGATCTGGCGGGCAATGATCCGGCGCGCCTTCGACAAGGGCGCGCTGAGCGACCTCACCGCCGATGATCTGGCGCAGTTGCTCAAGGGCGTGAGCGCGCATTCGACGCGGGTGGGCTTGAACCAGGATCTGTTTGCGAGCGGCGAGGATCTGGCGGGGATCATGGATGCGCTACGCTGGAAGAGTCCCCGGATGCCGCTCGCCTATAATCGCAATCTGGCGGCAGAGCAGGGTGCCGCCGGCCGCTTGATCGCGAAAATCGGGTGATTAGATCTTGAGCTGCGCACAATTAGGTATTTGTGACGGTGTTTGAAAATTCCGAGTGCGCCAGATCACGCGGATTAGCGTTCCAGCGAATGTCCTACGGAATCGGAAAAGAAAACCCGCCCGTCTTTTGACGGGCGGGCAAGGAAAGGTGTCTACGTCTCACCGAGACTCCTTCGGGTCGCTGGCTGATGCTATGCCTTCGTGTTTCGGATTCAAGGCTAAACTAGCGGGGCTGAGCAGTTTCTCAGGCTGTGTACATCGCCGCGACCGACGACCTGGAAATATGCGCTAGCCTTGCGTTTATGCGCAATCATAATCGATGTATTATATATACATGATTGGAGCGCGAGTCGTGGACGGTGTCTCGAAAATCAGAGAAGAAGAGCTGACTCCTTTGGTGGAGGAATTTTACGCGCGGGTCCGCGCCGATCCCGCGCTTGGGCCGATTTTCAACGATGCGATCGATGACTGGCCGGAGCATCTTGGGAAGCTGACTGCGTTCTGGTCCTCCGTCATGCTCACCAGTGGCCGATACAAGGGGCAACCGGTGCCGGCCCATTTGAAGCATAAGGCCAGGATAACGCCCGCGCTGTTCGAGCGCTGGCTCGCACTCTGGGTTCAAACGACCAATGACAGGATGACGCCCGAAGCGGCAGCGGCGCTACAAGCGAAGGCGCGGCGCATCGCCGAGAGCCTGCAACTGGCGATGTTCTTCCAACTGGAGGAACGGAGTGCTGCATCGGTCGCCAACGCGGAACGTAAGGATGCCATCGAGCGACCAGGGCAAACCCATGGCTGAAATCTTGCCTTACCGTTCCACGCCGGTGTTCAACCAGGACACTCTGCCGGCTGCCTTGCGCGCGCGACATGACACGAAGGCTGGTGTTTGGGGCGTGATCCGGGTTTTGGAGGGCGAACTCCGGCTAACCTACCTCGAGCCACCTTCGGAGATCGTCCTGACGCCTGACCAGCCTGGCTTGATTCTCCCTCAGCAACCGCATTTCGTAACGCCGACAGGGCCGATGAAGATGCAGGTGGATTTTTACGATCACATTCCCAAGCTCTGACATTCCGGGATTTTCAACGCATTCAAAAAGGAGAAGTTGATGACGCAGCCCCTCAGCGATCAGACCATTGCGCTCGTCAAGGCGACCGTCCCCGCGCTCGAAGCGCATGGCCTCGACATCG contains:
- a CDS encoding DUF1971 domain-containing protein — its product is MAEILPYRSTPVFNQDTLPAALRARHDTKAGVWGVIRVLEGELRLTYLEPPSEIVLTPDQPGLILPQQPHFVTPTGPMKMQVDFYDHIPKL
- a CDS encoding tyrosine-type recombinase/integrase; translated protein: MSLPAPISSRRGRQAVDLAWEVTKLNCRSPITINAELIAAYQAASSPHSLRALASDIEAFDHWCRRNGRVTSPATPETVADYLDARAGQGAKPASLGRYKASIAKIHQLLDIKDPTQAELVKLRLRAIRREKGSTQAQARPLRFKGPVRNVERDAPRGLNVRGLLEACADDLPGLRNRALLSVAYDTGLRASELVAVEVEHIVDAIDPEARLLTISRSKGDQEGKGATAFLSPRSVRAIAAWTAAADIEEGPLFRRVQVRRYKARAAVKGRRIETISGRESWDLRKTLPKSAVPARTEYDVGEGALHPGSIGPIWRAMIRRAFDKGALSDLTADDLAQLLKGVSAHSTRVGLNQDLFASGEDLAGIMDALRWKSPRMPLAYNRNLAAEQGAAGRLIAKIG
- a CDS encoding replication protein RepA: MNGDPHRPLGHQYALAMLNGGEESVRKLATTAGTQLTLDAFLRVQDEEPVPAFLHSALCAMSLPTKRPKDDTQPIVREDGKYALAINPRPVLQNVNGKSVMRSLGVPYGAYPRVALIYLLSQAVMKQSRDVYLGRNFTEWMRRLGYQTVSYGPRGTANLMREQVDRLLACEWQIRWDGTGTDDNAFAVRDVKISNEYAGSLDKNGSFAREIRMSEAFYSHLIDHAVPLNEIAIRELKGTPTALDLYTYLAYRLPRIGSDKGQVISWDQLAKHLGNEADSKRFRQTVRETMQIVSAVYPNANVDLSGRKVVLHPSPAPMERKLVGPHLRLVGAAAPGTAPRSSVKVRREVDSSLQKDSEPLLSFPTGSLSYGAREARFRQIGLTKGNPWSVDDMTAAFRKGCPNFNKERTDKEWLRVWEAFVISYAERRANRPDD
- a CDS encoding AAA family ATPase, translating into MATDATLTQPDDLIEGGLDVLHRKALTILKRIRDSAVDPETGQKRGPTFPISKAAALVGRTASAVREAERDGRLPERDRTGSGHRVQYTLEELDHMREVFGTRPWREPTDTPAIISVCNFKGGVGKSTIALHLAQHFAIHGYRVLFIDCDSQASSTMMFGYRPDVDLEEEDTLYGHFHNPELLGVRKIIRKTHFYNLDLIPSNLRLYNLEYEIAGYMAKNQNMEIIDLIAEAIDTVVEDYDIVIMDPPPALGMVSMAVLQAANCMVIPVPPSLVDFASTVSFIDMTRTTMKQLEQIAGRGRPAYNFIRLVGSRVDESKSMHREILSMMRQVFGGSMTQSVMVTSAEIDNASSRMKTVFELEKPVTSHEVYNRCMRHLNDVCRDIEQDVLRTWASRAGGKV
- a CDS encoding toprim domain-containing protein → MPLTAKRPSQELVDLVGALGGTWSGYVAMCQCPAHADSDPSLSIRQGDRGILVTCFAGCSRDDVLRELRRVRLGQHYALPDPANPPRAANVQRIWDQAIDVRGTLAERYLARRNLLPPPPDIRFHPRCPYLPKPKTVFLPALLIAVREIRKLVAIQRIFLDENTADYVRKVMLGTPLSGAWWGRGGGSTLAIAEGFETADAFWRLNEIPCCASLGARRLNQLIIPPGVTSLLIAEDNDPEGKRAGALAEEHYARPDLHIRRSPPPSKFKDWAKALDAERRNRAWSVGST
- a CDS encoding ParB/RepB/Spo0J family partition protein, encoding MSKGNKGFGSQFTEGLDDEENLDKSNPAEGIMASRSQTLARIATGKSVADRTEWVDPAKCRPWRMHNRDLDHLSEESCRDLIDSFLSAKKQRIPAIVRRLKDDPEFDYEIIAGVRRWWTVKWLRAHHHPEYEYLVTIQSVTDEEAFRVSDVENRSRKDISDWERAKEYTIALAEFYEGSQSQMADHLNLSKSWLSRLLDVARLPDVLIVAFSDTHDITVRVARDIKPLAGDAKTLAKMRDEAERIEEERTTKGLKISGPEVAKRLVKATVEPVAKSPSEKELTGKGGKVILRYTKARGGGLTIKVPPKADATPAELLKAIEGVLAQR
- a CDS encoding group III truncated hemoglobin is translated as MIGARVVDGVSKIREEELTPLVEEFYARVRADPALGPIFNDAIDDWPEHLGKLTAFWSSVMLTSGRYKGQPVPAHLKHKARITPALFERWLALWVQTTNDRMTPEAAAALQAKARRIAESLQLAMFFQLEERSAASVANAERKDAIERPGQTHG
- a CDS encoding DUF4238 domain-containing protein encodes the protein MPSKPQNPPSRHHFIPEFLLKAWKDGDMLLRYWRNRIGQIDCEPASPKSVCFERNLYKTVGFPPEHAQQMETLFMQVIDAAAAKVHTVLLEGRLNELSDGQRSDWGRFVMSLWFRTPLDMRGLKEAVGALVAPEGGKALLGIDPPAELPPDAVSALQMEILRTVIDDAERGRSFINMDWRVITTTNRREFWVSDWPLDVPTSFAWLGDRSSYVTLPIAPNKLFVAAGSRSLADRIAALPERELILRQNRSTVGHAQNFVGAKSPDAGDFIRQNFGGRVRHSITGSIAEKYNSATS